Proteins from a genomic interval of Streptomyces fodineus:
- a CDS encoding TerC family protein — MEVSVTLWVLTLVGLAALIAVDFFIGRKPHEVSIKEAGIWTVVWIALAGLFGLGLLAFGGGQPAGEFFAGFITEKSLSVDNLFVFVLIMAKFAVPAQYQQRVLLVGVLIALVLRAVFIAAGAVIIAGFSWVFYLFGAFLIWTAWKLVQEARADKEDEEYEENKLLKATEHKFGVADRYHGTKLWIQQNGKRVMTPMLVVMLAIGTTDVLFALDSIPAIFGLTQDPYIVFTANAFALMGLRQLYFLIGGLLKKLVHLSYGLSIILGFIGVKLVLHALHESGVHVPEISIPVSLGVICAVLVVTTITSLMATRKQAAVEAAHTDGEATSKDSVDA; from the coding sequence GTGGAAGTCTCCGTGACCCTGTGGGTCCTGACCCTCGTGGGCCTTGCCGCCCTGATCGCGGTCGATTTCTTCATCGGCCGCAAGCCTCATGAGGTGTCGATCAAGGAAGCCGGTATCTGGACCGTCGTCTGGATCGCCCTGGCCGGGCTCTTCGGCCTCGGTCTCCTGGCCTTCGGTGGCGGACAGCCGGCCGGTGAGTTCTTCGCGGGCTTCATCACCGAGAAGTCGCTCAGCGTCGACAACCTCTTCGTCTTCGTCCTGATCATGGCCAAGTTCGCCGTGCCTGCGCAGTACCAGCAGCGCGTCCTGCTCGTCGGCGTGCTCATAGCCCTGGTCCTGCGGGCCGTCTTCATCGCCGCGGGAGCCGTGATCATTGCCGGCTTCTCCTGGGTGTTCTACCTCTTCGGCGCCTTCCTGATCTGGACCGCCTGGAAGCTCGTCCAGGAGGCCCGCGCGGACAAGGAGGACGAGGAGTACGAGGAGAACAAGCTGCTGAAGGCCACAGAACACAAGTTCGGTGTGGCTGACCGGTACCACGGCACCAAGCTGTGGATCCAGCAGAACGGCAAGCGGGTCATGACCCCGATGCTGGTCGTGATGCTCGCGATCGGTACCACGGACGTCCTGTTCGCCCTGGACTCCATCCCAGCGATCTTCGGTCTCACACAGGACCCGTACATCGTCTTCACCGCCAACGCCTTCGCCCTCATGGGTCTGCGGCAGCTGTACTTCCTCATAGGCGGCCTGCTGAAGAAGCTGGTCCACCTCTCGTACGGCCTGTCGATCATCCTCGGCTTCATCGGCGTCAAGCTGGTGCTCCACGCCCTGCACGAGTCCGGCGTCCACGTCCCCGAGATCAGCATCCCGGTCTCCCTCGGCGTGATCTGCGCGGTCCTGGTCGTCACCACCATCACCAGCCTGATGGCCACCAGGAAGCAGGCGGCCGTCGAGGCGGCGCACACCGACGGCGAGGCCACATCGAAGGACAGCGTCGACGCCTGA